A window of Parambassis ranga chromosome 10, fParRan2.1, whole genome shotgun sequence contains these coding sequences:
- the zdhhc15b gene encoding palmitoyltransferase ZDHHC15B, protein MALSRGLRCCQRVFSWIPVLIITAIVLWSYYAYVFELCLFTLTNTLEKVAYLVVFHVCFVMFSWTYWKSIFTPPASPCKKFQLSYSDKQRYEMEERPDAQKQILVEIAKKLPIFTRAQSGAIRFCDRCQVLKPDRCHHCSVCETCVLKMDHHCPWVNNCVGFSNYKFFLLFLSYSMLYCVFIAATVFQYFLKFWQGDLPNGPAKFHVLFLMFVALMFFVSLMFLFGYHCWLVAKNRSTLEAFSAPVFVTGPDRNGFNIGIRKNLQQVFGENRRLWFIPVFTGQGNGHYFPLRNRSSESHNPLLANEDMWEESDDGSEEGSLVEDHDPSVTIEMEE, encoded by the exons ATGGCTCTCTCCAGAGGTTTGAGATGCTGTCAAAGGGTTTTCTCCTGGATACCTGTTCTTATTATAACCGCGATTGTTTTATGGTCATACTACGCCTACGTGTTTGAACTATGTCTTT TTACACTCACCAATACATTGGAAAAAG TGGCTTATCTGGTGGTATTTCATGTCTGCTTTGTGATGTTTTCCTGGACCTACTGGAAGTCCATATTTACCCCTCCAGCATCACCCTGCAAAAAG TTTCAGCTGTCATATTCAGACAAGCAAAGATatgagatggaggagaggcCAGATGCCCAGAAACAAATTCTGGTTGAGATTGCAAAGAAACTGCCTATTTTTACTCGAGCTCAATCTGGAG CTATCAGGTTCTGTGACCGCTGCCAGGTACTGAAGCCTGACCGCTGCCACCACTGCTCGGTTTGTGAAAC gtgTGTTCTGAAGATGGACCACCACTGTCCCTG GGTGAACAACTGTGTTGGATTTTCCAACTACAAgttcttccttctcttcctctcctacTCTATGCTGTACTGTGTATTTATTGCAGCAACTGTCTTTCAGTATTTCCTCAAATTCTGGCAG gGGGACTTGCCAAACGGGCCTGCAAAGTTCCatgtcctcttcctcatgtttgtGGCGCTCATGTTCTTTGTCAGTCTCATGTTCCTCTTTGGCTATCACTGCTGGTTGGTGGCCAAGAACAGATCCACTCTAG AGGCCTTCTCGGCTCCAGTTTTTGTCACTGGACCAGATAGAAATGGCTTCAATATCGGCATACGCAAAAACCTGCAGCAGGTATTTGGAGAGAATAGAAGACTGTGGTTCATCCCTGTCTTTACCGG CCAAGGGAACGGCCACTACTTCCCTTTAAGGAACCGGAGTTCTGAATCTCACAACCCTTTATTAGCTAATGAGGATATGTGGGAGGAGTCAGACGATGGGTCTGAAGAAGGAAGCTTGG